Proteins from a genomic interval of Corynebacterium freiburgense:
- a CDS encoding M48 family metallopeptidase: MDNYPKHVPSVKEFRHKAEIPLLALGVLLTTAVTFGALYVVLRGDTLSSFAEGVVFGLATPLIVSFFIRYHYWNTISSAIEVTERQFPEIHSIYIEIAHAMGFHHDASGLRKLPRLYITNGNGKMNAFASKCQLHRGYVVLFSDLVDIAYTHGDFKTLRFILAHELAHIRCGHVNLWRTIITPVTTALFLDRSVTRAQEYTADRVACFYAPGDYKGMISLYAGKHLGKHVDLDEYFRSIDSHKNGFWLRVANFFSTHAVGYRRMKTLRETDLKGWNIHGKML, translated from the coding sequence GTGGACAATTACCCTAAACACGTTCCATCAGTTAAGGAATTTCGACATAAAGCGGAAATCCCTCTTCTTGCCCTTGGGGTTCTGCTCACCACAGCTGTTACCTTTGGCGCATTGTATGTGGTGCTTCGGGGAGACACATTAAGCTCATTCGCTGAAGGTGTTGTGTTCGGTTTAGCAACCCCTCTCATTGTCTCCTTCTTTATCCGTTACCACTACTGGAACACAATCAGCAGCGCCATTGAGGTTACGGAACGCCAGTTTCCGGAAATCCATTCAATCTATATTGAGATTGCACACGCAATGGGATTCCACCACGATGCGTCCGGACTGCGAAAATTACCGCGGCTATACATTACAAATGGAAACGGAAAAATGAATGCCTTTGCATCAAAGTGTCAACTTCACCGTGGCTACGTAGTTCTGTTTAGCGATCTTGTAGATATTGCTTATACCCACGGGGATTTTAAAACTCTGCGTTTTATTCTTGCCCATGAGCTTGCCCATATTCGGTGCGGTCATGTAAACCTTTGGCGCACTATAATTACTCCAGTAACCACTGCTTTATTTTTAGATCGAAGTGTAACTCGAGCTCAAGAATACACCGCGGATCGTGTTGCTTGTTTTTATGCGCCTGGCGACTATAAAGGCATGATTAGTTTATACGCGGGAAAACATCTAGGTAAACACGTGGACCTGGACGAATACTTTAGAAGTATTGATTCCCATAAAAATGGGTTCTGGTTGCGTGTTGCTAATTTCTTCAGCACTCACGCGGTTGGCTATCGGAGAATGAAAACTCTGCGTGAAACTGATTTAAAAGGCTGGAATATTCACGGCAAAATGCTCTAA
- a CDS encoding right-handed parallel beta-helix repeat-containing protein — protein MRPSSRLMKGTAAGLFACLILTGCEEKTADKLAITQAQQQPASTPETQIQQIPTISGQPATKPLYTQANEPHFEESEVPKVPKILGEELRPQEPQAEKIAQQVIENPQVPAVDNNAPQANIAPNNSNPEPAPMPQGNAEPQSLQSQPPNTAQPSIAAPDAVEPEIVAPQPPASNTPAPKPDTPGPEIQHSVVPDAEQPEVSGPITGDRGRLEPEIPDSTGIGDPEPLTTAPKNTSPSADSTELPDIGDGDDQSEENTFTEEPRPGEKTKENSPSAKPNETNATFVSLVDAKNSQTKAAEVMLKDEHSEVKLVRELTKAKGADLEVEIAGEVYGTKFEKEVSLLAFEFGDDCSEALQQALNIAGERSIGVSMSPTQKYVITKRISIPKGVTYLDGKGASIDVNTGANEANPTSTFEFVRGAKGTTITDFSLDLADSPFTRGIAAVAVQDITMSKITMTGLSYRGIEMAADGGDLKNIKVENNRIENIKGEKETKGQVVTISVNSEREDPDDRFKNSPSPIWDRYASDGTVSPNKYENSGISIIGNEIYGGYYGISFSGVSDSVIRDNKVTANTRNISMQNNCNNNIVEHNDLSNSYSSSVHIAYNSNNNQVQNNSIFSEVSHGQGLLQAYQDSDANTFTGNSVTIVGENQPSWILYVGPDSDNNKFLHNTIDGAARRAVVGVESIWDGLSAESNLNGESTNLHSYMSNGVVESPVDKSKVTYGGGRGAINNVAVEENVFTPRNAQTPLIYIGAEVTGGRIGNERLIGDIKGVSLANNTIVGSAFSDKLKTHTGELPEIGKANIEFVNDTVGEQKTN, from the coding sequence ATGCGACCCTCATCCCGCCTTATGAAGGGAACCGCTGCCGGACTCTTTGCTTGTCTTATCCTCACTGGCTGTGAGGAAAAAACCGCAGATAAACTCGCAATTACTCAAGCCCAACAACAACCCGCCAGCACCCCCGAAACCCAAATACAACAAATTCCAACAATCTCTGGACAGCCCGCAACAAAACCCCTCTACACCCAAGCAAACGAACCTCACTTCGAAGAAAGTGAAGTGCCAAAAGTTCCAAAGATCTTAGGGGAAGAACTCCGTCCACAAGAGCCCCAAGCAGAAAAAATAGCGCAACAAGTTATTGAAAACCCGCAAGTGCCTGCTGTAGATAACAATGCGCCGCAGGCCAATATTGCGCCAAACAATAGCAATCCGGAGCCAGCGCCAATGCCACAAGGCAATGCTGAGCCCCAAAGCCTGCAATCTCAACCACCAAATACGGCACAACCAAGCATTGCCGCACCGGATGCAGTTGAACCAGAAATAGTAGCTCCGCAACCACCTGCGTCCAATACTCCTGCACCAAAACCTGATACTCCGGGGCCTGAAATACAACATTCTGTTGTGCCGGACGCTGAACAACCAGAAGTAAGCGGGCCTATTACAGGAGACCGAGGGCGCCTTGAACCAGAAATACCTGATTCAACAGGCATTGGTGATCCAGAACCATTAACGACTGCGCCGAAGAATACGAGCCCTTCAGCAGACTCAACTGAGTTGCCGGATATTGGCGATGGTGACGATCAAAGCGAAGAAAACACGTTCACCGAGGAGCCAAGGCCAGGCGAGAAGACAAAAGAAAACTCTCCGTCGGCGAAACCTAATGAAACAAACGCAACGTTTGTTTCACTCGTTGATGCAAAAAACTCCCAAACCAAAGCCGCTGAGGTCATGCTGAAAGATGAACACTCAGAGGTGAAACTAGTACGTGAACTTACCAAGGCGAAAGGTGCAGATCTAGAAGTTGAAATAGCTGGTGAGGTTTACGGTACAAAATTTGAAAAAGAAGTCTCGCTCCTTGCCTTTGAATTCGGTGATGATTGCAGTGAAGCACTCCAACAAGCACTCAATATTGCTGGTGAACGCAGTATTGGGGTGAGTATGAGTCCAACGCAAAAATATGTAATTACTAAGCGGATCTCAATTCCCAAGGGCGTTACATACCTCGATGGAAAGGGCGCGAGCATCGATGTAAACACTGGCGCCAATGAAGCAAACCCAACGAGCACATTTGAATTTGTTCGTGGTGCAAAAGGCACCACAATTACAGATTTTTCCCTGGACCTGGCAGATTCCCCCTTTACCCGAGGCATTGCAGCAGTGGCTGTGCAAGACATTACGATGTCTAAAATCACTATGACAGGGCTGAGCTATCGTGGCATTGAGATGGCAGCCGATGGTGGAGATCTTAAAAACATTAAGGTGGAAAATAACCGGATTGAAAATATTAAAGGTGAAAAAGAAACTAAAGGTCAGGTAGTAACGATCTCGGTGAATTCCGAGCGAGAAGATCCTGACGACCGGTTTAAAAACAGCCCAAGCCCGATTTGGGATCGATACGCCTCTGATGGCACTGTGAGCCCAAACAAATACGAAAACTCCGGCATTTCCATTATTGGAAATGAAATTTATGGAGGATATTACGGCATTAGCTTCTCGGGTGTTTCCGATAGTGTAATTCGAGATAATAAAGTCACGGCGAACACTAGAAACATCTCCATGCAAAACAATTGCAATAACAATATTGTTGAGCATAATGATTTAAGTAATAGTTATTCATCGAGTGTGCATATAGCTTATAACTCCAACAATAACCAAGTGCAGAACAATAGCATTTTTAGCGAAGTATCGCATGGGCAGGGGTTATTGCAGGCATACCAAGACAGTGATGCAAATACTTTTACCGGAAACTCTGTAACCATAGTTGGCGAAAACCAACCCAGTTGGATACTTTATGTAGGTCCTGACTCTGATAACAATAAATTCCTGCATAACACCATAGATGGAGCGGCACGCAGGGCAGTGGTTGGTGTGGAATCTATTTGGGATGGACTCTCCGCCGAATCTAATCTCAATGGTGAAAGCACAAACCTTCATTCATATATGTCAAATGGTGTTGTAGAAAGCCCTGTTGATAAATCAAAAGTCACATATGGTGGTGGCCGTGGGGCTATCAATAACGTGGCAGTGGAAGAAAACGTATTTACGCCGAGAAATGCGCAAACTCCACTCATCTATATAGGTGCAGAGGTGACCGGAGGACGAATCGGAAATGAACGGCTAATCGGCGATATCAAGGGAGTCTCACTGGCGAATAATACGATTGTCGGAAGTGCATTCTCCGATAAATTGAAAACTCATACGGGAGAGCTACCTGAAATTGGAAAAGCGAACATTGAATTTGTAAATGATACGGTTGGAGAGCAGAAAACCAATTAA
- the clpB gene encoding ATP-dependent chaperone ClpB, which yields MSNYTTKTQEALQAAVQRASALGNPDIRPAHVLAAILEQTDSIAIPVIEAAGGNVDAIRKGARNQIEGFPKAAGANMANPNFNRDMVAAIGVANDLAAELGDSFLSTEVLVAGIAHGSDETAKLLPSYEQIREAFPQVRGNKKVTNEDPEGQFQALEKYSTDLTKHAREGKIDPVVGRDSEIRRVVQVLSRRTKNNPVLIGEPGVGKTAIVEGLARRIVAGDVPESLKGKTLISLDLGSMVAGAKYRGEFEERLKAVLDEIKDSDGQIITFIDELHTIVGAGATGESAMDAGNMIKPMLARGELRLVGATTLEEYRKYIEKDAALERRFQQVYVGEPSVEDAIGILRGLKERYEVHHGVRIQDSALVAAATLSDRYITSRFLPDKAIDLVDEAASRLRMEIDSSPQEIDELERSVRRLEIEEMALAKETDEASKDRLEVLRKELADEREKLGSLTATWTNEKRALDTVRQVKEELENLRQESEIAERDGDYGRVAELRYGRIPELEKQLAESTVETTILDEEVTPDTIAEVVSAWTGIPAGKMMQGETEKLLAMEQELGRRVVGQLDAVQAVSDAVRRARAGVADPNRPMGSFLFLGPTGVGKTELAKALAGFLFDDDHAIVRIDMSEYGEKHSVARLVGAPPGYVGYDAGGQLTEAVRRRPYSVVLFDEVEKAHPDVFDVLLQVLDEGRLTDGQGRTVDFRNTILILTSNLGAGGTSEQMLEAVKRAFKPEFINRLDDVVVFDALSPEQLASIVDIQVAQLAERLAARRLTLDLDSASRAWLAERGYDPAYGARPLRRLIQQAIGDALAKKLLAGEIRDGDTVHVRSGEGVDKLEITGS from the coding sequence ATGAGTAACTACACAACAAAGACACAAGAGGCCTTACAGGCTGCGGTGCAACGGGCCTCAGCGCTTGGAAATCCTGATATCCGGCCAGCACATGTTCTTGCGGCCATCTTGGAACAGACTGATAGCATCGCGATTCCAGTAATCGAAGCTGCTGGCGGAAACGTTGACGCCATTCGCAAGGGCGCTCGAAATCAAATTGAGGGCTTTCCAAAAGCTGCTGGCGCGAATATGGCGAATCCAAACTTTAACCGCGATATGGTTGCAGCCATTGGGGTTGCGAACGATCTAGCTGCTGAACTCGGAGATTCGTTCTTATCGACGGAAGTGTTAGTTGCAGGTATCGCACATGGTAGCGATGAGACTGCGAAGTTATTGCCATCCTATGAACAAATCAGGGAAGCGTTCCCTCAGGTCCGCGGCAATAAGAAGGTCACAAATGAAGATCCAGAAGGCCAATTCCAGGCTTTGGAGAAATACTCAACCGACTTAACCAAGCATGCGCGGGAAGGAAAGATTGACCCAGTTGTTGGTCGAGATTCTGAAATTCGCCGTGTTGTGCAGGTATTGTCACGTCGTACTAAAAACAATCCGGTGCTTATTGGTGAACCTGGCGTTGGTAAAACTGCCATTGTAGAAGGTTTAGCGCGTCGAATTGTGGCGGGTGACGTACCAGAATCCTTAAAGGGCAAAACTCTTATTAGCCTTGATCTGGGTTCGATGGTTGCTGGTGCGAAATACCGCGGGGAGTTTGAAGAGCGTCTTAAGGCGGTTCTGGATGAAATCAAAGACTCTGACGGCCAAATAATCACGTTTATTGACGAGCTCCACACCATTGTCGGCGCTGGCGCAACCGGTGAATCTGCAATGGATGCAGGAAACATGATTAAGCCAATGTTGGCTCGCGGTGAGCTGCGCTTAGTTGGTGCGACAACCTTGGAGGAATACCGGAAGTACATTGAAAAGGACGCTGCTCTTGAACGTCGCTTCCAGCAGGTGTACGTTGGCGAGCCTTCGGTAGAAGACGCCATTGGTATTTTGCGTGGGTTGAAGGAACGCTATGAGGTTCATCATGGTGTCCGAATCCAAGACTCTGCATTGGTTGCGGCAGCAACGCTTTCTGATCGGTATATTACGTCGCGGTTTTTGCCGGATAAAGCGATTGATCTTGTGGATGAGGCTGCGTCGCGGCTTCGTATGGAGATTGATTCGTCCCCGCAAGAGATTGATGAACTAGAGCGTTCTGTGCGCCGCTTGGAAATCGAAGAGATGGCATTGGCTAAGGAAACCGATGAGGCATCGAAGGATCGTCTTGAAGTTTTGCGGAAAGAGTTGGCGGATGAGCGGGAAAAGCTTGGTTCGTTAACTGCGACATGGACGAATGAAAAGCGAGCTTTAGACACAGTTCGTCAGGTAAAGGAGGAGTTGGAAAATCTTCGCCAGGAATCCGAGATTGCGGAGCGTGATGGTGATTATGGCAGGGTTGCTGAGCTGCGTTATGGGCGGATTCCAGAGTTGGAAAAGCAACTCGCGGAATCGACTGTAGAAACCACTATCTTGGATGAAGAGGTTACTCCTGACACTATTGCGGAGGTTGTGTCCGCTTGGACTGGTATTCCGGCGGGCAAAATGATGCAGGGTGAGACGGAAAAACTCCTGGCCATGGAGCAGGAATTAGGTCGACGGGTTGTTGGCCAATTGGATGCTGTGCAGGCAGTTTCTGATGCGGTGCGTCGCGCTCGTGCGGGTGTTGCTGATCCAAACCGGCCAATGGGTTCCTTCTTGTTCTTAGGGCCCACTGGTGTGGGTAAGACCGAGTTGGCCAAGGCCCTAGCTGGGTTCTTGTTTGATGACGATCATGCGATTGTCCGTATTGATATGTCCGAGTACGGCGAAAAGCATTCTGTTGCGCGTTTGGTTGGTGCCCCTCCCGGCTATGTTGGGTACGACGCTGGTGGCCAGCTCACTGAGGCAGTTCGACGTCGCCCATATTCGGTGGTGCTGTTTGATGAGGTGGAGAAGGCACATCCAGATGTATTTGATGTGTTGCTTCAGGTGCTTGATGAAGGCCGTCTTACCGATGGTCAGGGGCGGACTGTAGATTTCCGCAATACTATCCTGATTCTTACTTCGAATTTGGGTGCGGGCGGAACTTCTGAGCAAATGTTGGAGGCAGTCAAGCGTGCATTTAAGCCAGAGTTTATTAATCGCCTCGACGATGTTGTTGTGTTTGATGCGCTCTCGCCCGAACAGCTCGCAAGTATTGTGGATATTCAGGTTGCGCAGCTCGCAGAGCGTTTAGCGGCTCGACGGCTCACCTTGGACCTCGATAGTGCAAGCCGTGCGTGGCTGGCCGAACGTGGTTACGATCCGGCATACGGTGCTCGGCCATTGCGTCGGTTGATTCAGCAGGCAATCGGTGACGCCTTAGCGAAAAAGCTCTTAGCGGGAGAAATTCGTGACGGTGACACTGTACATGTCCGCAGCGGAGAGGGCGTCGACAAGTTAGAGATTACCGGTAGCTAA